One window of Ailuropoda melanoleuca isolate Jingjing chromosome 3, ASM200744v2, whole genome shotgun sequence genomic DNA carries:
- the FST gene encoding follistatin isoform X2 — translation MVGPRHQPGGLCLLLLLLCQFMEDRSAQAGNCWLRQAKNGRCQVLYKTELSKEECCSTGRLSTSWTEEDVNDNTLFKWMIFNGGAPNCIPCKETCENVDCGPGKKCRMNKKNKPRCVCAPDCSNITWKGPVCGLDGKTYRNECALLKARCKEQPELEVQYQGKCKKTCRDVFCPGSSTCVVDQTNNAYCVTCNRICPEPTSSEQYLCGNDGVTYSSACHLRKATCLLGRSIGLAYEGKCITKSCEDIQCTGGKKCLWDFKVGRGRCSLCDELCPESKSEEPVCASDNATYASECAMKEAACSSGVLLEVKHSGSCNSISEDTEEEEEDEDQDYSFPISSILEW, via the exons ATGGTTGGTCCCAGGCACCAGCCCGGCGGGCTttgcctcctgctgctgctgctctgccaGTTCATGGAGGACCGCAGCGCCCAGG CTGGGAATTGCTGGCTCCGCCAAGCAAAGAACGGCCGCTGCCAGGTCCTATACAAGACAGAACTGAGCAAGGAGGAGTGCTGCAGCACGGGCCGCCTGAGCACCTCGTGGACCGAGGAGGATGTAAATGACAACACGCTCTTCAAGTGGATGATTTTCAATGGGGGCGCCCCCAACTGCATCCCCTGCAAAG AGACCTGCGAGAACGTGGACTGCGGTCCAGGGAAAAAATGCCGAATGAACAAGAAGAATAAACCCCGCTGCGTCTGTGCCCCCGATTGTTCCAACATCACCTGGAAGGGCCCAGTGTGTGGGCTGGACGGGAAAACCTACCGCAACGAGTGCGCGCTCCTCAAGGCCAGATGTAAAGAGCAGCCGGAACTTGAAGTCCAGTACCAGGGCAAATGTAAAA AAACATGTCGGGATGTGTTCTGTCCAGGCAGCTCCACATGCGTGGTGGACCAGACTAATAATGCCTACTGTGTGACCTGTAACCGGATTTGCCCAGAGCCCACCTCCTCTGAACAGTATCTCTGTGGGAATGATGGAGTGACCTACTCCAGTGCCTGTCACCTGAGAAAGGCTACCTGCCTCCTGGGCAGATCAATTGGATTAGCCTATGAGGGAAAGTGTATCA CAAAGTCCTGTGAAGATATCCAGTGCACCGGTGGAAAAAAGTGTTTATGGGATTTCAAGGTTGGCAGAGGCCGGTGTTCCCTCTGTGATGAGCTGTGCCCTGAGAGTAAGTCTGAGGAGCCTGTCTGTGCCAGCGACAATGCCACTTACGCCAGCGAGTGTGCCATGAAGGAAGCTGCCTGCTCCTCAGGTGTGCTGCTGGAAGTGAAGCACTCCGGATCTTGCAACT CCATTTCGGAAGATAccgaggaagaagaggaagatgaagaccAGGACTACAGCTTTCCTATATCTTCCATTCTAGAGTGGTAA
- the FST gene encoding follistatin isoform X1, with amino-acid sequence MVGPRHQPGGLCLLLLLLCQFMEDRSAQAGNCWLRQAKNGRCQVLYKTELSKEECCSTGRLSTSWTEEDVNDNTLFKWMIFNGGAPNCIPCKETCENVDCGPGKKCRMNKKNKPRCVCAPDCSNITWKGPVCGLDGKTYRNECALLKARCKEQPELEVQYQGKCKKTCRDVFCPGSSTCVVDQTNNAYCVTCNRICPEPTSSEQYLCGNDGVTYSSACHLRKATCLLGRSIGLAYEGKCIKAKSCEDIQCTGGKKCLWDFKVGRGRCSLCDELCPESKSEEPVCASDNATYASECAMKEAACSSGVLLEVKHSGSCNSISEDTEEEEEDEDQDYSFPISSILEW; translated from the exons ATGGTTGGTCCCAGGCACCAGCCCGGCGGGCTttgcctcctgctgctgctgctctgccaGTTCATGGAGGACCGCAGCGCCCAGG CTGGGAATTGCTGGCTCCGCCAAGCAAAGAACGGCCGCTGCCAGGTCCTATACAAGACAGAACTGAGCAAGGAGGAGTGCTGCAGCACGGGCCGCCTGAGCACCTCGTGGACCGAGGAGGATGTAAATGACAACACGCTCTTCAAGTGGATGATTTTCAATGGGGGCGCCCCCAACTGCATCCCCTGCAAAG AGACCTGCGAGAACGTGGACTGCGGTCCAGGGAAAAAATGCCGAATGAACAAGAAGAATAAACCCCGCTGCGTCTGTGCCCCCGATTGTTCCAACATCACCTGGAAGGGCCCAGTGTGTGGGCTGGACGGGAAAACCTACCGCAACGAGTGCGCGCTCCTCAAGGCCAGATGTAAAGAGCAGCCGGAACTTGAAGTCCAGTACCAGGGCAAATGTAAAA AAACATGTCGGGATGTGTTCTGTCCAGGCAGCTCCACATGCGTGGTGGACCAGACTAATAATGCCTACTGTGTGACCTGTAACCGGATTTGCCCAGAGCCCACCTCCTCTGAACAGTATCTCTGTGGGAATGATGGAGTGACCTACTCCAGTGCCTGTCACCTGAGAAAGGCTACCTGCCTCCTGGGCAGATCAATTGGATTAGCCTATGAGGGAAAGTGTATCA AAGCAAAGTCCTGTGAAGATATCCAGTGCACCGGTGGAAAAAAGTGTTTATGGGATTTCAAGGTTGGCAGAGGCCGGTGTTCCCTCTGTGATGAGCTGTGCCCTGAGAGTAAGTCTGAGGAGCCTGTCTGTGCCAGCGACAATGCCACTTACGCCAGCGAGTGTGCCATGAAGGAAGCTGCCTGCTCCTCAGGTGTGCTGCTGGAAGTGAAGCACTCCGGATCTTGCAACT CCATTTCGGAAGATAccgaggaagaagaggaagatgaagaccAGGACTACAGCTTTCCTATATCTTCCATTCTAGAGTGGTAA
- the FST gene encoding follistatin isoform X3 — protein MVGPRHQPGGLCLLLLLLCQFMEDRSAQAGNCWLRQAKNGRCQVLYKTELSKEECCSTGRLSTSWTEEDVNDNTLFKWMIFNGGAPNCIPCKETCENVDCGPGKKCRMNKKNKPRCVCAPDCSNITWKGPVCGLDGKTYRNECALLKARCKEQPELEVQYQGKCKKTCRDVFCPGSSTCVVDQTNNAYCVTCNRICPEPTSSEQYLCGNDGVTYSSACHLRKATCLLGRSIGLAYEGKCIKAKSCEDIQCTGGKKCLWDFKVGRGRCSLCDELCPESKSEEPVCASDNATYASECAMKEAACSSGVLLEVKHSGSCN, from the exons ATGGTTGGTCCCAGGCACCAGCCCGGCGGGCTttgcctcctgctgctgctgctctgccaGTTCATGGAGGACCGCAGCGCCCAGG CTGGGAATTGCTGGCTCCGCCAAGCAAAGAACGGCCGCTGCCAGGTCCTATACAAGACAGAACTGAGCAAGGAGGAGTGCTGCAGCACGGGCCGCCTGAGCACCTCGTGGACCGAGGAGGATGTAAATGACAACACGCTCTTCAAGTGGATGATTTTCAATGGGGGCGCCCCCAACTGCATCCCCTGCAAAG AGACCTGCGAGAACGTGGACTGCGGTCCAGGGAAAAAATGCCGAATGAACAAGAAGAATAAACCCCGCTGCGTCTGTGCCCCCGATTGTTCCAACATCACCTGGAAGGGCCCAGTGTGTGGGCTGGACGGGAAAACCTACCGCAACGAGTGCGCGCTCCTCAAGGCCAGATGTAAAGAGCAGCCGGAACTTGAAGTCCAGTACCAGGGCAAATGTAAAA AAACATGTCGGGATGTGTTCTGTCCAGGCAGCTCCACATGCGTGGTGGACCAGACTAATAATGCCTACTGTGTGACCTGTAACCGGATTTGCCCAGAGCCCACCTCCTCTGAACAGTATCTCTGTGGGAATGATGGAGTGACCTACTCCAGTGCCTGTCACCTGAGAAAGGCTACCTGCCTCCTGGGCAGATCAATTGGATTAGCCTATGAGGGAAAGTGTATCA AAGCAAAGTCCTGTGAAGATATCCAGTGCACCGGTGGAAAAAAGTGTTTATGGGATTTCAAGGTTGGCAGAGGCCGGTGTTCCCTCTGTGATGAGCTGTGCCCTGAGAGTAAGTCTGAGGAGCCTGTCTGTGCCAGCGACAATGCCACTTACGCCAGCGAGTGTGCCATGAAGGAAGCTGCCTGCTCCTCAGGTGTGCTGCTGGAAGTGAAGCACTCCGGATCTTGCAACT GA